One genomic segment of Chitinophagales bacterium includes these proteins:
- a CDS encoding DNA-3-methyladenine glycosylase I, whose protein sequence is MKATYTPADNKKRCGWCLKDDLYVAYHDHEWGTPIHDDKLLFEFLVLESFQAGLSWHTVLKKRENFRKAFAGFDVAKVAKFNTAKVEALMQNEGIIRNRLKIEAAINNAACFIAVQKEFGSFNKYVWQFTGGKTIDNHPKTLSQVPPTSPESDAMSKDMGKRGFKFRGSTICYAFMQAVGMVNDHIEDCWRKTQK, encoded by the coding sequence ATGAAAGCAACATACACACCTGCCGACAACAAAAAACGTTGCGGTTGGTGCTTAAAGGATGATTTGTATGTTGCCTATCACGACCATGAGTGGGGCACACCCATACATGACGATAAGTTGCTATTTGAATTTTTGGTACTTGAAAGTTTCCAAGCTGGATTAAGTTGGCATACCGTTTTGAAAAAACGCGAAAATTTTAGAAAAGCATTTGCCGGATTTGATGTAGCCAAAGTTGCAAAATTTAATACTGCCAAAGTAGAAGCACTCATGCAAAACGAAGGCATTATCCGCAACCGCTTAAAAATAGAAGCTGCTATAAACAATGCTGCCTGCTTTATTGCAGTTCAAAAAGAGTTTGGTAGTTTCAACAAATATGTTTGGCAATTTACCGGAGGAAAAACCATTGATAACCATCCCAAAACACTCAGCCAAGTACCGCCAACCTCACCGGAAAGCGATGCCATGAGTAAAGATATGGGAAAACGAGGTTTTAAATTTCGCGGCAGCACTATTTGTTATGCATTCATGCAAGCCGTTGGCATGGTAAACGATCATATAGAAGACTGCTGGCGAAAAACCCAAAAGTAG
- the bcp gene encoding thioredoxin-dependent thiol peroxidase: MTSLNIGNTAPDFAALNQRGESISLRQFRGKKVILYFYPKDDTPGCTKEACSFRDGYTELKNAGYEVLGVSIDSVKKHQKFEEKYNLPFMLLSDEDKQIVEAYNVWGKKKFMGREYMGTHRVTFVINEKGKITRIIDKVDVSNAARQILNEIL, encoded by the coding sequence ATGACCAGTTTAAACATAGGCAATACCGCTCCCGATTTTGCAGCCCTAAACCAACGTGGCGAAAGCATTTCACTTCGGCAATTTAGAGGCAAAAAAGTAATTCTATATTTCTATCCTAAAGACGATACTCCGGGCTGCACCAAAGAAGCCTGTAGCTTCCGCGATGGATATACTGAACTAAAAAATGCAGGTTATGAAGTGCTTGGCGTAAGTATCGATAGCGTAAAAAAACACCAAAAGTTTGAAGAAAAATACAACCTGCCTTTTATGCTCCTTAGCGATGAAGACAAACAAATTGTAGAGGCATACAACGTTTGGGGCAAGAAAAAATTTATGGGTCGCGAATATATGGGCACACACCGTGTTACCTTTGTAATAAACGAAAAAGGGAAAATAACTCGCATCATAGATAAAGTAGATGTAAGCAATGCCGCCCGGCAAATTTTAAACGAAATACTTTAA
- the rfbC gene encoding dTDP-4-dehydrorhamnose 3,5-epimerase, translating to MPFKATGIRDLQVFEPRVFADSRGYFFESFNKQTFEEAGIATTFVQDNESRSNKGVVRGLHYQHEPFAQAKLVRVVAGRVLDIALDIRKGSPTFGKYFSIELSAENKLQLYIPRGFAHGFSVLEDNTIFQYKCDNFYSKESEGGINGFDAALNIDWGIQLGDAIVSEKDKDLPSFANCVTHFVY from the coding sequence ATGCCTTTTAAAGCAACCGGAATCCGCGATCTCCAAGTATTTGAGCCAAGGGTTTTTGCAGATTCGCGCGGATATTTTTTTGAGTCGTTTAATAAACAAACTTTCGAAGAAGCTGGTATTGCCACCACTTTTGTACAAGATAATGAATCGCGTTCAAACAAAGGCGTAGTGCGCGGTTTGCATTATCAGCACGAGCCATTTGCTCAAGCAAAATTGGTGCGTGTAGTTGCCGGGAGGGTACTCGATATTGCATTGGATATTCGCAAAGGTTCACCAACCTTTGGTAAGTATTTTAGCATTGAACTTTCTGCCGAAAATAAATTGCAGTTGTATATCCCACGCGGTTTTGCACATGGATTTTCGGTTTTAGAAGACAATACTATTTTCCAATACAAGTGCGATAATTTTTATTCTAAAGAAAGTGAAGGCGGCATCAATGGTTTTGATGCTGCATTGAATATTGATTGGGGTATTCAATTAGGCGATGCTATTGTTTCTGAGAAAGATAAAGACTTGCCTTCTTTTGCAAATTGTGTAACTCATTTTGTGTATTAA
- a CDS encoding T9SS type A sorting domain-containing protein, which produces MKVKLYSVAAVTFFLAAMAVNTKTYTNSTVPPPGHSGDPVSNQTCAANSNCHGTTTNDGTSIITLQIGTSAGLLSPMTTSFVPTASTDYYIGLSINGTAQKYGFELSALNSSNAQAGTFTITNVNGTQKNTLSNIEYVSHKNANATKSWLVKWTSPASISGPITFYAATNLADGNGNSTGDNIYKRAVSINGTPSAINDLKELSSITVYPNPASENITLSYNLLSNQYVTAQIMNSEGKTVRTLVSENQNIGVIENTYNIADLAAGKYYVHINAAGKSSVKPLVKF; this is translated from the coding sequence ATGAAAGTAAAACTCTACTCAGTTGCAGCAGTTACATTTTTTTTAGCTGCCATGGCAGTAAATACTAAAACCTACACCAATAGCACAGTTCCGCCTCCGGGGCACTCTGGCGACCCTGTAAGCAACCAAACCTGCGCAGCAAACAGCAATTGCCACGGTACTACTACCAACGATGGCACTTCAATAATAACGCTGCAAATTGGAACCAGTGCCGGTTTATTAAGCCCAATGACAACTTCATTTGTGCCAACAGCATCTACCGATTACTATATTGGGTTAAGCATAAACGGTACCGCGCAAAAATACGGCTTCGAGTTAAGCGCACTTAATTCTTCTAATGCACAAGCCGGTACTTTTACAATTACCAATGTAAACGGTACGCAAAAAAATACTCTTAGCAATATTGAATATGTATCGCACAAAAATGCGAACGCCACAAAAAGTTGGTTAGTTAAATGGACTTCGCCTGCCAGCATTAGCGGACCTATTACATTCTACGCAGCCACCAATTTAGCTGATGGAAATGGCAACTCAACCGGAGACAACATCTATAAAAGAGCAGTTTCTATCAACGGAACACCAAGCGCAATTAACGATCTAAAAGAGTTAAGCAGCATTACTGTATATCCAAATCCTGCCAGCGAAAATATTACATTAAGCTACAACCTGCTTAGCAACCAGTATGTTACTGCTCAAATCATGAACAGCGAAGGAAAAACAGTAAGAACACTTGTAAGCGAAAACCAAAATATCGGTGTAATAGAAAACACATACAACATTGCAGATTTAGCAGCCGGAAAGTACTATGTACACATCAATGCAGCCGGAAAATCATCTGTAAAGCCTTTAGTAAAATTCTAA
- a CDS encoding YceI family protein: MKILLGSFLLLFSSVWATAQDNFITQTGKVHFFSKTPLEDIEATTQKAVAVLYTATKKVQAKIPIQSFEFKQRLMQEHFNENYMESDKYPYGSLDAVISEALDFTKDGEYDITLKGTLDIHGIKKPRDIKCKLTIANGVPQKATATFDVKLVEHKIKIPKAVILNIAEVITVDVDFNLVKYEKK, from the coding sequence ATGAAGATACTACTTGGAAGTTTCCTACTACTGTTTTCGAGTGTTTGGGCAACAGCACAAGATAATTTCATTACCCAAACCGGAAAGGTTCACTTTTTTTCTAAAACTCCTTTAGAAGATATTGAAGCTACCACCCAAAAAGCTGTAGCCGTTTTATATACTGCCACCAAAAAAGTACAGGCAAAAATTCCCATTCAAAGTTTTGAGTTTAAGCAAAGACTCATGCAAGAGCACTTTAATGAAAACTACATGGAGAGCGATAAATATCCCTATGGAAGTTTAGATGCAGTTATCTCCGAAGCTCTTGATTTTACTAAAGATGGTGAGTACGATATTACATTAAAGGGCACCCTAGATATACACGGAATAAAAAAGCCGCGCGACATAAAATGCAAACTTACCATAGCCAACGGAGTGCCACAAAAAGCTACTGCCACTTTTGATGTAAAGCTAGTGGAGCATAAAATAAAAATCCCCAAAGCAGTTATTCTTAATATTGCTGAAGTAATAACGGTAGATGTAGATTTCAACTTAGTAAAGTATGAAAAAAAGTAA
- a CDS encoding phage tail protein, which yields MSFKAKFKAGAIEANVLSASFSLHQDTDATGRPSSITRGGLVTITVESTDKTELFEWMCNSFERKDGSVTYLKRDQDAKSKELKFTEAYMVDYSEVFSAGGGDPFNITFTLSAKKIEMGSGSHENEWV from the coding sequence ATGTCATTCAAGGCAAAATTTAAAGCAGGTGCGATTGAGGCAAATGTACTCAGCGCAAGTTTTTCATTGCATCAAGATACCGATGCAACCGGTCGTCCATCATCAATTACACGTGGTGGCCTAGTTACCATTACTGTTGAATCTACCGACAAAACAGAGTTATTTGAGTGGATGTGTAACAGTTTTGAGCGCAAAGATGGCTCTGTAACGTACCTTAAACGCGACCAAGACGCCAAATCAAAAGAGTTAAAATTTACCGAAGCTTACATGGTAGATTACTCAGAAGTATTTAGTGCCGGAGGCGGAGATCCTTTTAATATTACATTTACCCTTTCTGCAAAGAAAATAGAAATGGGAAGCGGCTCTCACGAAAACGAGTGGGTATAA
- a CDS encoding histidinol phosphatase — MGWLQNFFRKKEEIIKLHDLGALEVDLHSHLIPGIDDGVKTTDEAVAVIEQLIQLGFKKIITTPHVVTDGYNNSNDTILRGCDEVREALLKKNISIPFSASAEYYVDETLLPKIKAKSLLPLFKDYVLIELSYVHPPLSLTGYIYDLRTAGYNVILAHPERYPFYYRKDISAFEEVRDLGVFFQVNLGSLCGVYGRGAQQAAEMLIDADMIDFVATDIHNMKLIPVFHKALELPYVRKIIEYDFLKNKQLL, encoded by the coding sequence GTGGGTTGGCTACAAAATTTTTTCAGGAAAAAGGAAGAGATAATAAAGTTGCACGATTTAGGTGCGCTGGAGGTAGATTTGCATTCGCATTTAATTCCCGGAATTGATGATGGTGTAAAAACTACGGATGAAGCAGTAGCCGTAATTGAGCAACTCATTCAGTTGGGGTTTAAGAAAATTATTACCACACCGCATGTAGTAACCGATGGTTACAACAATTCTAACGATACTATTTTGCGCGGTTGCGATGAGGTACGTGAAGCACTGTTGAAGAAGAATATTTCTATTCCGTTTTCTGCTTCGGCAGAGTATTATGTAGATGAAACACTACTGCCTAAAATAAAAGCAAAGTCGCTGTTGCCGCTTTTTAAAGATTATGTACTTATTGAACTTTCTTATGTGCATCCGCCATTAAGTTTAACCGGATACATATACGATTTGCGCACTGCAGGCTATAATGTAATTTTGGCACATCCGGAGCGCTATCCGTTTTACTATCGAAAGGATATTTCTGCATTTGAAGAAGTGCGCGATTTAGGAGTGTTTTTTCAGGTAAACCTTGGTTCGCTTTGTGGTGTGTATGGCAGAGGTGCACAGCAAGCTGCCGAAATGCTGATTGATGCTGATATGATTGATTTTGTGGCTACCGATATTCATAACATGAAGTTGATTCCGGTTTTTCATAAAGCATTGGAATTGCCTTACGTTCGCAAAATTATTGAATACGATTTTTTAAAGAATAAACAACTATTGTAA
- a CDS encoding LysM peptidoglycan-binding domain-containing protein codes for MRFGLFFTTLFATLLLHAQTRFLKHHVKSGETIYTIATKYGADAKYLLMLNNLPDNVKLGSGDVVLIRELKPGEEPATEVKEFVEKSTYQPTKTTAATSETTTGNAEEIKTTKAVAKSTTTTATKIAVEKTTAPSTINYNGTGYEVSNSGVHVVEKGQTFYRISVIYGISVDKLKEMNGLSNTNISVGQKLKVPTR; via the coding sequence ATGCGGTTTGGTTTATTCTTTACAACACTCTTTGCCACTTTATTGCTTCATGCCCAAACTCGTTTTTTAAAACACCATGTAAAATCCGGAGAAACCATCTACACCATTGCTACCAAATATGGTGCCGATGCCAAGTACCTGCTCATGCTAAATAATTTGCCCGATAATGTAAAGCTTGGCAGTGGCGATGTGGTACTTATCCGTGAATTAAAACCGGGTGAAGAACCTGCCACAGAGGTGAAAGAATTTGTAGAAAAATCTACCTACCAACCCACAAAAACTACTGCAGCAACTTCAGAAACTACCACCGGCAATGCCGAAGAAATAAAAACCACTAAGGCTGTGGCAAAGTCCACCACCACTACTGCCACCAAAATAGCAGTTGAAAAAACAACAGCACCAAGTACCATCAATTACAATGGAACCGGATATGAAGTATCTAACAGCGGTGTGCATGTGGTAGAAAAAGGACAAACCTTTTACCGCATTAGTGTTATTTACGGCATTAGTGTAGATAAACTAAAAGAAATGAATGGGCTTAGCAATACCAACATAAGTGTTGGTCAAAAATTAAAAGTGCCAACCCGCTAA
- a CDS encoding RNA polymerase sigma factor: MEVTYKQTLEALIEGCLRQEPLAQKRLYERYFGKLMGVCMRYASCKSEAMEILNNAFLKIFTSIEQYKRGNGNFEGWMYRIVVNSAIDHLRKEIKHRHTDEEKAIFIETSEDILSALQAEEIIALVNKLSPAYRAVFNLYIVEGYTHQEIATQLNITEGTSKSNLAKARMNLQKMLRETMKIQDTKLLANGTE; this comes from the coding sequence ATGGAAGTAACATACAAACAAACTTTAGAAGCTTTAATAGAAGGATGCCTTCGCCAAGAGCCGTTAGCCCAAAAACGGCTCTACGAAAGGTATTTCGGCAAACTCATGGGAGTGTGTATGCGCTATGCTTCTTGTAAAAGCGAAGCCATGGAAATACTAAACAACGCCTTCCTTAAAATTTTCACTTCCATAGAGCAATACAAAAGGGGAAATGGAAACTTCGAAGGCTGGATGTATCGTATAGTAGTAAACTCAGCTATAGACCACTTGCGAAAAGAAATAAAACACCGCCACACAGACGAAGAAAAAGCCATCTTTATAGAAACCTCCGAAGACATACTTTCAGCATTGCAGGCAGAAGAAATTATTGCCTTGGTAAATAAACTCTCGCCTGCATACCGTGCTGTTTTCAACTTGTATATAGTAGAAGGTTATACCCATCAAGAAATTGCAACACAGTTGAATATTACCGAAGGCACCTCTAAAAGTAATCTCGCAAAAGCCCGTATGAATCTTCAAAAAATGCTTCGCGAAACCATGAAAATTCAAGATACAAAACTATTGGCAAATGGAACCGAATGA
- a CDS encoding DUF4476 domain-containing protein, with product MKYLLICILFLGANATHAQIQQTLLLPMNEIEFKQRYNQMISMPGGDEAKLKTFRYFITNRSLSSKQVKQFATTIINDAFRYELALSAFAVTTDKENFYEVYDAFATFSTVFRLHDAIHAFAPTPSPAHPPKHPQQPNITYPSCNNYIGKKGCAQPLSNGDFNFYAATYFLKNNDDERINEARELAKRYCISMEQFMRMALTFNLDNNRMAFMKETFPRIFDLENYNFATAVFDNEFQRSEWIGFARNILKQLTPQLPPPPPPAPACTVSQNELDEVKTTIAKQSLSRTMVAVGKQAIEAKKCFSSKQIIQIVRLYSFDKDQLDMAKFAYDFTTDKENFYTVANALSFTSSKENLMQFIDSRK from the coding sequence ATGAAGTACCTTCTTATTTGTATTCTTTTCTTGGGCGCAAACGCAACCCATGCACAAATACAGCAAACATTGCTGCTACCTATGAATGAAATAGAGTTTAAGCAGCGCTATAATCAAATGATTTCTATGCCCGGTGGCGATGAAGCCAAACTAAAAACCTTTCGATATTTTATTACCAACCGATCGCTCAGCAGCAAACAAGTAAAACAATTTGCCACCACCATCATAAACGATGCATTCCGCTACGAACTTGCATTGAGTGCTTTTGCTGTTACTACCGATAAAGAAAATTTTTACGAGGTGTACGATGCATTTGCTACCTTCTCAACCGTTTTCCGGTTGCACGATGCCATCCATGCGTTTGCACCAACGCCTTCTCCTGCACATCCTCCTAAACATCCGCAACAACCAAATATCACTTATCCTTCATGCAATAACTATATAGGAAAAAAAGGGTGTGCACAGCCACTTTCTAATGGAGATTTCAACTTTTATGCAGCCACCTATTTTTTAAAAAACAATGATGATGAAAGAATAAACGAAGCGCGAGAACTTGCAAAACGCTACTGTATTTCTATGGAACAGTTTATGCGAATGGCACTCACATTTAACTTAGATAACAACCGCATGGCATTTATGAAAGAAACCTTTCCTCGCATATTCGATTTAGAAAATTACAACTTTGCCACTGCCGTTTTCGATAATGAATTTCAACGCTCCGAATGGATTGGCTTTGCCCGAAACATACTTAAACAATTAACTCCACAACTGCCGCCACCACCTCCTCCGGCTCCGGCTTGCACCGTTTCGCAAAATGAATTAGATGAAGTAAAAACAACCATTGCCAAACAATCCTTAAGCCGCACTATGGTAGCGGTTGGCAAGCAAGCCATAGAAGCAAAAAAGTGCTTTTCATCTAAACAAATCATTCAAATTGTGCGCCTATATTCTTTTGATAAAGATCAACTGGATATGGCAAAATTCGCCTACGACTTTACAACCGATAAAGAAAATTTTTACACGGTTGCCAATGCGCTTTCTTTTACTTCTAGCAAAGAAAATTTAATGCAGTTTATTGATTCAAGGAAGTAA
- the rfbD gene encoding dTDP-4-dehydrorhamnose reductase has product MNILVTGANGQLGSEIKLLASSFAIHNFFFTTSADLDITDAAAVATFFTAKHIQLCVNCAAYTAVDKAESEKDAAYNVNAAAAGILAKACAVNGAKLIHVSTDFVFDGNLARPLVEADVTNPLSVYGSTKLEGEKQIQQHLPSAIILRTAWVYSTFGNNFVKTMLRLCKEKPQLNIIYDQIGTPTYAGDLAAAILHIASNEKHLAQQGVFHFTNEGVCSWYDFAIAVRDIAGLHTPIFPIETYQYPTPAARPKFSVLNKKLFKETFAYEIPYWRTSLEQCVKQLC; this is encoded by the coding sequence ATGAATATTCTGGTAACAGGTGCTAATGGTCAATTAGGCAGCGAAATAAAATTGCTGGCAAGTAGTTTTGCCATACATAATTTTTTCTTTACCACTTCTGCCGATTTAGATATTACAGATGCTGCTGCCGTGGCTACTTTTTTTACAGCTAAGCACATTCAGCTTTGTGTTAATTGCGCTGCATACACTGCGGTAGATAAAGCTGAAAGTGAGAAGGATGCTGCATATAATGTAAATGCAGCCGCAGCCGGAATATTGGCTAAGGCTTGTGCAGTAAACGGTGCAAAACTTATTCATGTTTCAACCGATTTTGTATTTGATGGGAACTTGGCAAGACCTTTAGTTGAAGCCGATGTTACTAATCCGCTTAGTGTGTATGGTTCTACTAAATTGGAGGGCGAAAAGCAGATACAACAGCACTTGCCGAGCGCTATTATTTTACGTACGGCTTGGGTGTATTCTACCTTTGGCAATAATTTTGTGAAAACAATGCTGCGCCTTTGTAAGGAGAAGCCGCAGCTCAATATCATTTACGATCAAATAGGCACACCAACTTATGCAGGCGATTTGGCGGCAGCCATTTTGCATATTGCGAGTAACGAAAAGCACTTAGCGCAGCAAGGAGTTTTTCATTTTACCAACGAAGGTGTTTGCAGTTGGTACGATTTTGCAATTGCAGTACGCGATATTGCAGGATTGCATACGCCAATTTTTCCGATAGAAACATACCAATATCCAACTCCGGCTGCGCGCCCTAAGTTTAGCGTGCTGAATAAAAAACTGTTTAAGGAAACTTTTGCTTACGAAATTCCTTATTGGAGAACAAGTTTAGAGCAGTGTGTTAAGCAGCTTTGCTAA
- a CDS encoding GPW/gp25 family protein yields MSLSKNYSLPIRTDLLTKGKEHPATSLKQSLADFIHLILTTSLGECKFHPELGCSVWENDFDIVVSANLLKDKMQNAIRDAIEQNEKRLTNVRVDIKLSQEEIVSEGRGLRIKRKLDIKANGIVVKTNEPFEYFEKVYIGPISYS; encoded by the coding sequence ATGAGCCTATCTAAAAACTATAGTTTACCCATTCGTACCGATTTACTTACCAAAGGTAAAGAACATCCTGCCACTTCTTTAAAACAATCATTAGCAGATTTTATACATCTCATTTTAACTACTTCGTTGGGCGAATGCAAATTTCATCCCGAATTGGGCTGCTCGGTATGGGAAAACGATTTTGATATAGTGGTATCTGCCAACCTGCTGAAAGATAAAATGCAAAATGCTATTAGAGACGCTATAGAACAAAACGAAAAACGCCTAACCAATGTGCGTGTAGATATAAAACTTTCGCAAGAAGAAATTGTTAGCGAAGGCAGAGGACTACGCATTAAACGCAAACTAGATATTAAAGCCAATGGCATTGTGGTAAAAACCAACGAACCATTTGAGTACTTTGAAAAAGTATATATCGGTCCAATTTCATACAGCTAA